The sequence ATACCCCTAGCAACATCAGAGCTTTTAAGAGTTGCTAGTACTGATGGGAAAGAAGAACATATTTGTCTTTCTCATACAAAAGATGGATTTTTTGCTGTTCAAAACAACTGTTCACATGCAGGGGCAGCCTTACACAAAGGTTTTATTAATGAACAAAATGAAATTGTTTGTCCTCTTCATAATTAC comes from Bernardetia sp. and encodes:
- a CDS encoding Rieske (2Fe-2S) protein, with protein sequence MIKIFNSLEEATRVIPLATSELLRVASTDGKEEHICLSHTKDGFFAVQNNCSHAGAALHKGFINEQNEIVCPLHNYCFDLKTGRATLGNAKELKIYRLMWKNNNITQKNELFIDI